Within the Candidatus Ruthia endofausta genome, the region CCCAATCCAAGGAGTATGCAGAATTAGAATGGCCGGTTGATATTTTAATCACCTTGTCATGGGTTACTTATTTATATAACTTTATTATGACTATCCACATTCGTGATCGTAATAAAGTGCCACACGTTTATGTGGCTAACTGGTTTTTTATGGGTATGATGATTATGGTTACTTATCTTCATGTGGTTAATAATTTATCCATTCCAGTGAGCGCGTTTAAATCCTATTCAATTTTTTCTGGTGTGCAAGATGCAATGATTCAGTGGTGGTGGGGCCATAATGCTGTTGGCTTTTTCTTGACAGCAGGTTTCTTAGGCATTATGTACTATTTTGTGCCAAAACAAGCTCAGCGTCCCGTATATTCTTATCGTTTGTCAGTGATTCATTTTTGGGCACTAATGTTTGGTTATGTTTGGTTAGGTGCGCACCATCTTCAATATACAGCATTGCCAGATTGGGCAGGCTCATTGGGTGCAACAATTTCACTAGCCATGATTATTCCATCATGGGGTGGCGCACTTAATGGTATCTTGACGTTATCAGGTTCTTGGGATCGTTTACGTGAAGATTACATCTTGCGTTTCTTGATTATGTCTTTAGCATTCTATGCCATGAGTACATTTGAAGGACCAGTGATGGCGGCGAAGACAGTTAATGCCTTGTCGCATTACACGGATTGGACGATTGGTCATGTACATTCTGGTGCATTGGGTTGGAATATTATGGTGGCAGCAGGTGCGATGTATCATATGATTGAGAAAATCTATAACGTGAAAATGTCACAAAAACTCTTAGGCATCCACTTTTGGGTGCATACGATTGGCACGGTGGTTTATATTGTGGCGATGTGGGTATCGGGCATTATGCAAGGCTTGATGTGGAGAGCATATGATGAGTACGGCACATTGGCTTATACGTTTGCCGAGTCAGTATCAGCCATGCATCCTTATTATGCCATGAGGGCTGCAGGTGGTGCATTGGTATTAGTAGGCGCAATTATCATGTTAATTAATATTGTGACAACTATTCGTAGATCAGGCGTTGGTCAAACGGCTAATGCATAAAGAGGAAGCCGGACTATGACAAATAAAAACGTAAAAGAAAGTTTACAAGTTAAGCTGGAAAAGAATATTTTTGGCATGTATTTGTTTATGGCACTATCGGTGTCATTAGCAGGTATTGTAGAAATTGTTCCTTTGTTTACTAATCCTGAAGCAGTTAAAGACGAAGTGATTACAACTGATGGCAGTATAAAAAGTTTATTATGGATTCGTTCTGAAGGTCAAGCATTGTCTGATTGGAAATCTGGTGATGGTGTAAGGCCTTTAACTGCTTTAGAATTAGCAGGTCGTGATATTTATCAGCGTGAAGGTTGTTATTTATGTCATTCACAAATGATACGTCCATTTAGAGATGAAAAAGAGCGCTATGGCCATTTCTCTCTAGCGGTGGAGTCAAAGTATGACCATCCGTTTCAGTGGGGTTCTAAAAGAACAGGCCCTGATTTAGCGCGCGTTGGCGGTAAATATTCTGATGAATGGCATATTTTGCATTTACGTCATCCACAAGCGGTTGTACCAGAGTCAGTCATGCCAAAATATCGTTTCTTAGAAAGTGCTTTGGTTGATGGCGAAACAATTGCTACACATATGAGTGGTTTGTCTAAAGTCGGTGTGCCTTATACGCAAGCAGATATTGCACAAGCGCCAGTTAGCGTTGAAGGCAAAAATGAGATGGATGCAATGGTGGCTTATTTACAATCATTAGGCAATATGATTAAATTTGAAGATGGCGTTACTTACAGAGAGTAATGACCTTAGTTGACAAAATTGGTGTTATTACGACGATTGTTATATTTCTGTTATTAGCGATTGCTTATTTTTATGCTTTTAGACCAAAAAATAAACAAAAATTTGAAGACTTACGCAACTTTGTGAACGACAAAGATTAAGTTAGGAGGAAAAAACAATGGGCGAACATAAAAATCCATTCCCAGGTGAGAACAATACAGGGCATTTTTGGGATGAAGAAAACGACATTAGAGAGCTAAATAATCGCCCACCAAGATGGTACATGCTGTCCTTATATATTGGCACACTTGCTATTGTGGTTTACACACTCTATTATCCAACCATTCCTTGGTCTGGTGAGCACAACAAAGGCTTTGCCAATTGGACGCAAATTAGCGAAATGAACGAAAGTGTTGCTCAATTAGAGGCTTATCGTGAAAAAAGATTTGCCGATACTGAAAAAGCCATTACTGAAAAATCATTAAAAGAAATTGTGCTTGATGGTGAGTTAAGAACTTACGCCATCAAAACAGCCAAGGTTCTATTTGGTGATAATTGTGCAGCTTGCCATGGCGCTGCTGGTCAGGGCAATGTAGGCTTTCCTGTTCTGGCTGATGATGATTGGCTATATGGTGGTAAGTTAGCACAAATTAGCACAACCATTGTTAATGGTCGTAAAGGCAATATGCCAGCGCGTATGCTGGACATTTCAGATGCTGATGCAAGCACATTGGCCACTTTTTTAGTTGAAACAGGCAAGGGTAAAAATGGTAATCCCAACCCAGCTTCTAAGGCCTTGTATATGAGTAAAGGTTGTATTGCTTGTCACGGCCCTGATATGAAAGGCAACCAACTCCTAGGTAGTGCTAATTTAAGTGACGGTATTTATCGTTTTAAAGCAGACGATCAACACGCATCAGTCGTGCGCACAATCTTACATGGCGTGGGTCAAGTGAATAATCCATTAACACAAGACGCTGTTATGCCAGCATTTGGACATTCAAGTGTTATTGACGCTGTGCAGATTAAAAAACTTATTGTTTATGTGCATCAGTTAGGTGGTGGTGTTGTTGTTAAATAAAGCATTTAACACCTCTACTATGAGGTGTTTTTTCCAATTTAAAAAAACTGAGAAAGAATTATTTAAAAGCTAATTCTTTTCAAAATATTTATTAACTTTGTGGGTATAATTCTCACTTTAATGCCGAAGTAGCACAGTTGGTAGTGCAACTGATTTGTAATCAGTAGGTCACCAGTTCGAGTCCGGTCTTCGGCACCATATTTAAAAGGGTTTGTAGTGATCACACTATGAGCCTTTTTTTATGCGTGTCGTAGTGGTGTCGTAACTAGGTTGTTTTTCACCCTAAAATCGTTCAATTTAGCACCCCACCCCCCAAACACCGTCTTTCTCTCTATACATAAGGTTACCTTCCCACAGTGGAGGGGAAAATTATTTTTTAGGTTGTTTTTGAGATACAATTAGACCTATGAAACTAAAAACACTACTACTATCTTCATTAGTATCATTAGGGCTGGCTATCAGCTATCCAACTCTATCCAACGAATTAACTCAAGCCAAGAAAGACTATTTAAACAAAGTCTCTGAGAAATTTAAGAGTCAGTGGAGAATCCCAAAAGCAAAAGATGGCTGGACTTGTGAAGTGTATATCTTGCAAGATAGAGATGGCAATGTATTGAAGAGTAATGTTAGTAAATGCAATACTGACGACAAGCGGTTTATTAGTCAAACTGAGAAAGCTGTCAAACTAGCATCGCCTTTTCCTAGAGCATCAGACGAAGTATTTACCAGTGAGTTGACTCTAAACCCGACAATAAAGGGTGACGTAGATGTTTCAAGGAGTCTACGAAAAAGAGCGTTAGACGGAGACCCAAAAGCTATAGAAATATATAACAATATAGGTGAACCATTAAGCAGTAATCATAAATAAAATTTGCCTAGCTTAAATACTAATAAAGAATAATATTATGGCGGAGACAAAACATCTTATACCTGGACCATTCTGGAGACTACTTGGATTCAAAGGTGGCTCTATTGATATTAGTGAAAAAGGAATAACACTACACAAAAGTGATAAAAGCTACTTTATTGATAACCATGCCTTTCTAAAGAAGGGGTTTGCTAAAGAAGGGTGGTTTAGTTTTGATCTAACATTTAATACCACAGAGGGTGAAATTAAGTTTGGCCCCCTATCCCACGCTAAAGCAACAGAAGCATACGAATGGTTGCAAAGTTATTGGTACAAAGAAATCTTCTCTGATATAAATACAACATTCAAGCAACTACAAAAAAGGCTTACGAGTCGATATATTAGAAGCTCTCAGTGGCCTGACATTGTAAGTGATGCACAATCTGCATTAAATAGATTTGTAGAGCCGCCTAACGAAGGCTTAGTAGATACTGATACTAAACACCCCTTTGACAGAATATATTACTACGCCCACATGGGAAAGAAAGACTTAAAAAAGTATCGTGATAAATATATAGAAACAAAGAAGAGAAGTTTTAAGAAGTATTTTGAGAATATCGAAGCTCACCCATTAACCAAAGACCAGATTGAAGCCTGCATCATAGATGAAGACAACAACCTAGTATTAGCTGGAGCTGGAACAGGTAAGACCAGCACTATGGTTGGTAGAGCTGGATTTTTGTTGGAAAGTAAACAAGCAAAACCTGAAGATATGTTGATGCTTGCGTATGGTAAGGAAGCATCCAAAGAGATGCAAGACAGAATGAAAGAACGAATAAATAGAGAGGATGTTGATATTAGCACCTTTCATAAACTAGGCATGAATATCCTCTCTGAAGTTGAAGGCGGCCAGCCCAATATTAGTAAATATGCTGAAGACAACAAATCTAGAAATAGCGTATTCAAACAAGATGTTGGCAAGTGGATTGACGAGCTATTAGAGGAGGACAGTTATAAAGATAAAGTTATTAAGTATTTTGAAGATTGCTTGTTTGTAGAAAAAAGTCCTTTCGATTTTAAATCACACGGTGAATATTATTCATATGTTGAAGATGATGACATACGCACCTTTAAAGGGGAAAAGGTCAAAGGTTATGGCGAAAGAGTTGTTGCAAATTTTCTTTTTGCTATGGGAATTGAATATGAATATGAGACTGAATATAAGGAGTCCGATACTAGAACTAAAGACTATAGAAGATATGAGCCAGACTTCTATTTACCAGAGCATGGTATTTATATAGAACACTTTGGCGTAGACAGAAATGGAAACACTGCACCTTATATTGACAGAGATACATACATTGAAGGCGCTAGATGGAAGCGTAAGCTTCATAAAGAGAATAAGACCAAACTTGTGGAAACTTACTTTTATGAACACATAGAGGGGATATTAAAAAACAGATTAACAGAGAGATTAAAAGCACATGGCGTTGAATTAAACCCTATTCCTAATGATGCACTTATTGAAACTTTGCGGGACAACAAAGAGATAACCAAGTTTTCGGATTTAATGGCTGAAATCATCAAGAGATACAAAGCCAACTGGTTTGAGCAAGATAAATTAAATAGAAAGATAGATTCTTCCCCATATAAAGAGCATTTAAATATTGCAAAAGAATTAATGATGCCACTATGGGACAGATATGAAAAGATATTAAGTGATAGTCATAAAATTGACTTTGACGATATGATTGGCAAAGCTTTAGAATATGTAGAGAACGGAAGCTTTAAGCCGCATTGGAAATATATCATGGTTGATGAGTTCCAAGATATATCAGACCCTAGGGCTAGACTAGTCCAAGCATTAAAAGAGAAATCAAATAACTGTTCTTTGTTCTGTGTTGGAGATGATTGGCAGGCTATTTCCAGATTTACTGGAAGTGATATTAGTTTTACAACAGGATTCTCAGAATACTTTGGGGTAACGAAATTTACCAAACTCAAGAAAACCTTTAGGTTCAATAATAGTATTGCAGAAGTGTCCTCACAATTTGTTCTAAAGAATCCTTTTCAAACCAAGAAATCAATAACCACCCTCAGCAAGGTTAAAAAGCCAGCCGTTTCTATACTTAGAGAAAGTAATAAAGTTGTTGCTGGAGACGACAAGGAACTACACTTACTATTAGGAAAACTCACTAAAGAACCAGATAACAACAAGGCTCCTTATTTGCTTGGTAGCTACATACAGTTAGACAAAGTGCTGCAAGCTATCAATAAATTAGACCGAAAGGTTTCTGTGCTAATCTTAGGAAGATATACATATACAACACCTAGCCCTGCAGAAATGAAACTGCATAAGGAGAAATTTCCTAATTTAGAATTGGAGCAACACACGATCCACAAATCAAAAGGTAAAGAGGCAGATTACGTTATTATTATGGGGCTACAGTCTGGAAAGCATGGATTTCCTTCAGAAAAAACAACTAATCCACTACTAGATGCCCTGCTGCCAACTCCTGAAGATTTTGAATTTGCAGAGGAAAGAAGATTATTTTATGTGGCAATCACAAGATCTAGAAAGCGTTCTTATCTAGTTGCTGATATGAGTACTTCATCAAAGTTTGTAAATGAATTGATTGAAGGTGATTATGAGATTGAGTTAAACGAATTTGATATTACGGAGGAACAAAGAATTGTTCACACGTTTCATTGTGTCGAATGTGAAACTGGAGTTATGCAACGAAGGATTAACGCAAAGAAGAAAACAACATTTTATGGATGCTCACATTATTCATTATGTAAATACACTGAAGATGGATGCCTGAAGTGTGGAGGTCGAATGAATCATCTAAATGATACAAATGGTAAGTATAAAATTTGCTCTGACTGTGACTATTGGATTCCAATATGTGTCTCTTGTGGTGGAGATATGAAGATTCAAGAAAACAAAGCTAATGGCAATCAATTCTGGGCCTGTTCTCATTTTTATGGGAAAGAAAACGCCTTGTCATGTGATTATACAAAAGGCCTGTCTGCAGTAAAACCTCCTGCAGGCTACGAAAAGACTATGGAAGAGCCAATTAAACCTAAAATTTCAAATAAAAAAGGCAGTATTACCAAGGAAGAACTTGAAGACAAATGGAGTAATAAGACATTTTTATCTCAAAAAGAAGCCTATGCTTATGCCAGTGAATTGGCAAAGGTGAGAAGGTCGACAGTTGATTGTATAGAAAAGGATGGATATTGGTCAGTGGAATTAAAGGAGAAAAAATAATCGATGAGTATGGGTGATATAGTTAAAAAGAGCAAGATATTAATAATTGACTGGGATTTTATTAGTGCCGACATGAAGGGTTGGTATGGTTTTCCCGTGCATGGGCATTTAGTAAAGAAGTGGCTAGATACGGGTACGTATGAAAGAAAAACTATGGATTTGTATAACAATATGCGTGCATCTTCCGTGTTTTCTACGCTACCAAGTGACAGTCCTATACGATGGTTAATCAGCATGTTTCGATGGTTTTACTTTAAGCAGAAAGACTATCTTGGAGTAGATCAATATGGTGAAGGACTTGAGGATGTTTTTGCCTCTGATCCAGAGTTGGTTGAACACTTATATAACGAATATTATCAATATTTTTTAGAGAACTCCAGTTTTACAATTAATGATCAAATTCAAAGACTGATTGATAGAAAACCAGACGATTGGGAGCTAGGTATTGTTTCATTGGATAGAACTAGAGAAGAAATTGAGTTAATTCTTTCAGATAAGTTTTCAGCTATCCAGGAATATAGAAAGATATTTGCCCATAGACTTTGCACAGACTCTCCAATTCGGTCTCACGCACCACCACCAATCCACGAAAGTGTTCAATTTGTATCTGAAGAGATAGATGCCTATAGTCTTAGGGATGATTTAGACGTGTATATATTATCCAATATAGAATTTAAGAAGCATCTATATTTCCCCCAAAAGATCAGTGTTATAGAGATATGGGGAGATAAGACTGTAGATGATTTTGATTTTAATAATCCTGACCAAGTTTTGGTTGAGCCGAACATTGAAAAAGTTTCAGAGAATACTGAGAATGGTCCAAAAAAGATTGCACACGCATATGATATTATTTTTAATAAATTTCCTTTTATACAGAAAACAAGAGATTTCTTTGAAGATACAGGAGAGATTATAGGTGGCGCACTTCTAGTGTACACATTGCTTGTGATTTTTATTTCATCAATATTAGACTGGTTTGGGTTGATAGATAGTTATTCAGATTCAATGATATATACAATAGGAATACCATTTTTTGTCATGCTAGCTGTATGGGTTGTTTTTTGGGGCTTGCTTTTAATATTTCTGATACTTACAGAAGTTCCTGTAGCTGTCATCAATCGTTTCTACGAAAATAAGGAGTTAGGTTTAGACACACGGGACGCCACCTGGAAAGCAGTAAAACCAGTTATTATATGGACACCAATATTGATATTGCTAGCCTATATTGTTTAAACATGAAATGAGTAATTGTGTCGAAAATCAACTAAGAATCAGATCAACTCAGTTTAATAAACTAGAAGAGTATTTAGAAGTTAAAGGCATTGTTGAGAAGTCTGGACAAACGTCAGATGGCCTAATCAGAATTTGTAAGTTTCCTAGCCAGGAATATGAAGATGTTGTGGGCGATGGAGTTGCTGAAATATCTATTGTTGGTAAGTCGACTCACTATGTAGGATTGTCTTTAAAACAAAGCAAAGGTTGCGCCCCTGGAACAGATACATTCTTCATTTGCCCTGATTGCAGTAATCGATCTAGATACCTATATTCTGTGCCAAGAGGATTGATGTGTTCTTCATGTGCAGGACTATATTATGAGGCTTCTCCGCAGCGGGCAGCACGAGGCTTTTCAATAGCCAGACACTTGCGTGCTAGACACGGATTAGGACGAGATAATGTCAAACCTAAATGGATGCATTACAAAACCTATGATCGCCTCATATCACGCTTGCACACGCTGGAAAGCAACCTGTTTACTTGATAGCAGTCTAACGAATTCTTTGTGCATTCTACTGTGAGGGTTAAGGTTGTCTGCATTCATACACATCTGCATCTACTCTCTAACTAGGGTAGGTGTGGGTAAAGGTAAAGGTACAACCTTAGCCAAAGGAGTAACTACCGTGCCAGGTAAAGGAACAACTATTGGCATAGGAACAAGTATGGGTAATCATATCCAGTCAACTTCACTATTTATTTCACAATCAATTTCTTTAATTATGCGTTCTGCTTTTGAATAATAATTCACCTTGCCTATATCTTGTTTCTTGCTGTCTTGTGTGACATCTGTAACTTGAATTAGGAAGCACTTATCATCAAACTTGGAATGAGGATAGTCTCCATCGTTGGCCTTTCCAAACAATCTTCTCCATTCTCTAATGTAAGCAGATTTAGTGCCGTTTTCCCATATAACCTCACCATCTGGATTAGGTTTTTTTGATGTTTTCAGATTGTAGTGACGAGTGAGATTTATATTGTTATATTCTCCAGATATGATCTCTAGGTGAAGTCTTGCTTTAAAACCCCATGGACTAGGCTTAACTTCTGATTTAATACACTTGGCCTTATATTCTCCTTCTGGGATTAACGGGTCATCATTGAGTTCACATTTGATATTGTTATTCATTGATTACGCCTCGCTGGTGGAATGAAATTTTTTACTGGTGAAGTATTCATCTAAGTCTGACACTTGATACCTAATAGACCTACTTCCTACCTTAATAAACAAAGGCCCATCACCTTCCCATCTCTTTCTACGAAACCATGCTTTGCTCATTCCGTATAGTTTTGACGCTTCCTTTTCATCTATGATTTTTTTACACATCACTTTTCCCTTGGTTGTTATGATGCGCTAAGTTTAGATACAGGTGGTCATTTGCCTATGGCGTAAATCTGTAGTTTTATAAAGAGGTTTTTAGCCACCTCTGCACCACCTTCTTATCTTTCCTTTTGTAAACTCTCCTTTTGAGTCATTAAATGCCGATGATATTAGTACTGACAGAGATTCCCAGTGCGGAGTTCCTGTTGCACCCCTTATTGTTTCTTCTAGTCTTCTGGCTAGGTATACAGCCCCTCTCAAGTATGTTGATTTTTCATTCATCCTATCAGCTAGAGTTGGAATGATTATAGATTTTGATATTGAATCTAAGTCTGATGTAATTTTTTTTAGTATTAAGTTATCGCCTGCTGAAAAATAACCATAATTGTACTTATATATTCTTTTAATATCTTTAGCGGTTTTTAATAAAGTGTCTTGCAATTCATCAGCATGTTGTTGTCTTTCCTTTCTTGTCATAAGGTGCTGTTGCTTTTCTGCATCTTCTACATAACCCCAAGCGCTAAGAGCCTCATCTATGATATTTGTAATGTCACCTGATTCTTCTACAGATTTATATAATTCCTCCCAAGCAAATTTTGATTGTTCATTTGTGATTGAAAAGAACATCTCTTCACCACGGTAATAAGACTCATAGTTTTTATGCTTAAAGTAGTTTTTAATTTCATCTGGCCACCAGTTTAGCAGCTTTGGATTTTGCAATATTTGTGGACGCAACATATCATTCATAATTTCACCTTGATATCAGCGGCTTCAATAATTGAATGTTCAATCTGTTGCATTGCTTTTCTAGGTCTTTCAATATCAAAACTGATATAACCACCAGTTACATCTTCATCGATAGCATGATTGACCAGGTGTTTAATAATAAATGACGACAGGTCTAAGCCTTCTGCAATGGTAATAAAAGTTCGACGAAGGTCGTGGATCATAAACTCAATCCCGCTTGTATTCTTTATATGACTTATTGCTCTTCGTGCTTCGGTTAAGTGTCCAGACTTACCGCCACCTGGAAAGATGAACTGCGAGTCAGAAGAAGATAGCTTCCTTATAAGAACATTGCCAATATAGTTTCCTAAGGGAAGTATATGATCCTTGCCATTTTTTGTTAGTCTTCCTGGTATGTTAATAAGCCTTCCCTTCAGATCAAACATTGACCACTCTAACGCTGCGCATTCGCTTCTACGCATCCCAGTAAATAGTAATAACATCAAGTAGTCTCTTGTCGTTTCATTACTGACAGTCTGTAGTGCTGACCACCAGTCTTGAAGTTGATACTTATGTATGACACTTTTACGTCTAGTCTTTTGATTCCACCTCTTTCTTTCAGTTAAAGCCGAGACAGGGTTCTCTGGAAGGCTTTTATTTTCTGCTCTAGTATGATTCCATATACCTCTTAAGAGTCTTGCAGCAAGGTCTGCATAATAAGGTCCGTGTGTTTCAGATATATCTAGATGCCAACTTAAAACCGCATTTGGCGTAATCGATGACAACCTTTTGTTTTTCCATTTAGACAATGCTCCTGGGTGGCTTGAGTCACTCTTAACACCTTTACGCCCACCTTTGCTTACGAATAGTCTCCGATAGTCATAAACAGTTTTCTTGGATAGGGGGCCTTTAGATCTTGGAGCATTTATATAGTTTTCGAATGCCTCACCTAGTAGTATTTTTTCAGATAAAACTATTCGTTTTTGCTCTAATGGGTCCTTGCCAGTGGCAACCTCTCCGAGCATCTTCTGAGCTTCTCTTCTGGCTTGTTCTACAGTTAGGTTGGGGTACGGGCCTATAGTGATTCTAGATTGCTTCCCATTGATTGTTTTCTCAATAATGAATGCCTTATAGCCACTTGAAGTTACCCTTATTCCAAAGCCTTTCAGGGTGTCATCCATGTAACGCCTCTGTGCAGACTTTCCTTCTGGAATAGGAAGAGAGTCAACCTTTCTTTTTGTGATATTCATGGCATTAAAATCTCGTGTCGTACTGGTGTCGTAAATAGAATTAATTACAGGTAGTAAACCTTCCTATTCAGTATAACACTTAAGCACCTATATATAAGGTATATTAGCACTCTGTAGCGCTTATTAACAAATGATATATATTGTTGTTCACTGATTTGTAATCAGTAGGTCGCCAGTTCGAGTCCGGCCTTCGGCACCATACCAAGTCTGATTAATAATAATCTTAGTTTTTATATCGTGTAGGTTTGATGGTAACCTTACAAAAAGCAAGAATGACTACTTATGAAGACAATGACTACTTATGAAGACGAGGTGGCGGCGTACATTTGGTTATTTTAGAAAAGAGTAAAGATAATATTAAGCATTGCTTTATTGTTGTCAAGTTATGGCGTGCTTGCAAAACTTAATGTTGATGGCGAGATAGAAAAGCTGTGCGTACAATATAAAAAAGAGTTAAAACAAAAAACATCATTAAAAAGCTCAATGCAGAACAAGAATTGATTAATGCTTATGTGGCTATTGTAGCGGTTCGTTGACAGTGCGATAAACTGGGTGTAGACTGTAAAATAGGAGAAGAAATAAAAAGCATCCAAAAAGAATTAATTAATATAGAGAAGAACTTTCTTTTCTAAAGATTTTCCAAATGTGGTATTGTCTTGCGCATGGTACGTAAAAACGAAGTAAGAGACTGTGTTGGTAGAGCTTAATTTATTACGTGATGATATTGACCCATTAACAGAATGGGGTGTAGTATTCCAGCAGTAGATCCTGATACAGTTGCTTTAGGTGGTTTGGTGCTAATATGACAGCAAGAGTTGTACAGAAAAGTATTGTGCTTTTTGGTTACCCAATGGAAGAGGTAGCAATTGAAGATAGACAAACCTTGCAAGATGACATCATTCACACCTTCAACTTCAACGTCGATGGTTATCGGGTCAAAAGATTTGCCCTTATCTGTTTAAGAACTTATTTTGTCGTAAATTCGCGCTTTGGTTTATTCTGGTCAAACCGTTAATAGTGGAATTGAACATACGCTCAGTCGCATTGGTGCACTGAAAAAAAATTACCTTTTTATTAGAATCCAGTGTGATGGCAGATATTAAGAAAGATAATATTGGTGAATCTTGGCGGTTTACGCTAACTTTTGCTGATTTTGGCAGTATTGCTATGTTCAATGCTGCTTATACAAGTAGTAACTTGTCTGCTACCAATCATTTTGGCGATGAGGCTGAATAATAACTACACTTATATTGTATCACCAATAGTATCAATATCTACTCGTGTCCCCATTGCTGAGGCTGAATTTGTTGGGTTTATTGCTAGTAGTTTAGAGAATAGTAATGCCACTTCTACTGTTTTGACGGTTTATCAATTTGGAATTAGCGCCCAAAGTGGGTTTTATCTATTGTTTGCTTATGTATTGATTGCACTTTTTTTGATTGATTTATAAAGCATCAATTATTGCCCGATATTATTACTTTATCATTGTTGTGGTTTTAATATTGATGGACATATTCATTTGCCTGATATGTTATTAATCGCTTCAGCACTTGGTATTTTATTCTTTTTTAGTATTATCTAGAATAATGCCATCCTTTTTAAGCTTTGCTAGCGCTCTTGAAAAGGACTCTGGCTTCATGGCTAAATAAGCAGCAGTTAAGGATTTTGAATAAGACAATTCAAATGTGTTGTTAATTTTGCTATGTACCAAGTACCAGCCTACTTTTTCTTTGGTGGTTTTTTAAACGAAATCTACGAAATCTGCAGCCACATCATAGTTAGGAGAGAAATGCATTGGTAAAACGACGTCTGTTTTGTTAATAAATATGCAGTACAATTTTACACCCCTTTCGTCAATTTTGGTTAGTTTAAACACCCCTTCATAATTAATATAAAGTTTAGAAGGCAGTTAATCGTATTCAGAGCTTTGAACAAACCAAATCAGTGGTGGATTTGATTTGCTATTTTGAGTTTAGTTTTACTAAAATTGGACAAACTTTTGATATTGTCTTTGCAGACAACTTGCTTGAGTTGAGTGAGATGGTTGAGGATGGTTTGCTTGAAATAACAAACCACTAAATTAAG harbors:
- a CDS encoding UvrD-helicase domain-containing protein; amino-acid sequence: MAETKHLIPGPFWRLLGFKGGSIDISEKGITLHKSDKSYFIDNHAFLKKGFAKEGWFSFDLTFNTTEGEIKFGPLSHAKATEAYEWLQSYWYKEIFSDINTTFKQLQKRLTSRYIRSSQWPDIVSDAQSALNRFVEPPNEGLVDTDTKHPFDRIYYYAHMGKKDLKKYRDKYIETKKRSFKKYFENIEAHPLTKDQIEACIIDEDNNLVLAGAGTGKTSTMVGRAGFLLESKQAKPEDMLMLAYGKEASKEMQDRMKERINREDVDISTFHKLGMNILSEVEGGQPNISKYAEDNKSRNSVFKQDVGKWIDELLEEDSYKDKVIKYFEDCLFVEKSPFDFKSHGEYYSYVEDDDIRTFKGEKVKGYGERVVANFLFAMGIEYEYETEYKESDTRTKDYRRYEPDFYLPEHGIYIEHFGVDRNGNTAPYIDRDTYIEGARWKRKLHKENKTKLVETYFYEHIEGILKNRLTERLKAHGVELNPIPNDALIETLRDNKEITKFSDLMAEIIKRYKANWFEQDKLNRKIDSSPYKEHLNIAKELMMPLWDRYEKILSDSHKIDFDDMIGKALEYVENGSFKPHWKYIMVDEFQDISDPRARLVQALKEKSNNCSLFCVGDDWQAISRFTGSDISFTTGFSEYFGVTKFTKLKKTFRFNNSIAEVSSQFVLKNPFQTKKSITTLSKVKKPAVSILRESNKVVAGDDKELHLLLGKLTKEPDNNKAPYLLGSYIQLDKVLQAINKLDRKVSVLILGRYTYTTPSPAEMKLHKEKFPNLELEQHTIHKSKGKEADYVIIMGLQSGKHGFPSEKTTNPLLDALLPTPEDFEFAEERRLFYVAITRSRKRSYLVADMSTSSKFVNELIEGDYEIELNEFDITEEQRIVHTFHCVECETGVMQRRINAKKKTTFYGCSHYSLCKYTEDGCLKCGGRMNHLNDTNGKYKICSDCDYWIPICVSCGGDMKIQENKANGNQFWACSHFYGKENALSCDYTKGLSAVKPPAGYEKTMEEPIKPKISNKKGSITKEELEDKWSNKTFLSQKEAYAYASELAKVRRSTVDCIEKDGYWSVELKEKK
- a CDS encoding helix-turn-helix domain-containing protein; the protein is MVHSKINNTFELSYSKSLTAAYLAMKPESFSRALAKLKKDGIILDNTKKE
- a CDS encoding helix-turn-helix transcriptional regulator, whose amino-acid sequence is MCKKIIDEKEASKLYGMSKAWFRRKRWEGDGPLFIKVGSRSIRYQVSDLDEYFTSKKFHSTSEA
- a CDS encoding tyrosine-type recombinase/integrase; protein product: MNITKRKVDSLPIPEGKSAQRRYMDDTLKGFGIRVTSSGYKAFIIEKTINGKQSRITIGPYPNLTVEQARREAQKMLGEVATGKDPLEQKRIVLSEKILLGEAFENYINAPRSKGPLSKKTVYDYRRLFVSKGGRKGVKSDSSHPGALSKWKNKRLSSITPNAVLSWHLDISETHGPYYADLAARLLRGIWNHTRAENKSLPENPVSALTERKRWNQKTRRKSVIHKYQLQDWWSALQTVSNETTRDYLMLLLFTGMRRSECAALEWSMFDLKGRLINIPGRLTKNGKDHILPLGNYIGNVLIRKLSSSDSQFIFPGGGKSGHLTEARRAISHIKNTSGIEFMIHDLRRTFITIAEGLDLSSFIIKHLVNHAIDEDVTGGYISFDIERPRKAMQQIEHSIIEAADIKVKL